From the genome of Acidobacteriota bacterium:
CCACGGTAGAGGCGATTCGATCGATCTCGTTGAGGATCGCGGTGTATTCGTCGTTCAGGGCCCCCTTGGAGGTGCTGTTGTCGGCACCGGAGGTTTCGGATGCGGCCTGGGAGGCCAGAGTGACGGCACGCTGAAGCAGGTTGCTGATCTCACCGAGCGCCGAGTCGGTGACGTTGATCACGCCGATGCCGTCGTTGGCGTTACGAACGCCCTGGTTGAGAGCAGCCACGTCGGCGCGCAGGGCGTCGGCGATGGCCAAGCCTGCAGCGTCGTCCTTGGCGCCGTTGATCCGCAGACCGGAGGACAGACGCTCGAGGGTCCGGCTCATGCCGATCTGGGTCTTGCTGAGCTTGTTCATCGCGTTGAGGGCGCCGAGGTTCGAGACGACAGAGAATCCAGCCATGTTGTTTCCTCCTTGAAAGTGCGGGCGGCGTCCATGCCGTCCGGGCAGCTTCTGCTGCCTTTCGCTTTGCCGTTGCCGGCGTTGTCTGAAAAAGAGGTTCCTTCCCTGTTTCCCTAGGCTTGCGATAGCCACCGCGCCTGGCCAGGCGGGCTCCCGGGGGCTCGTAAGCGGCGGCTCGCGGTGCCTTTCGTGAGGACTTTTCGGAGGGAGGAAAAGGATCTTTAGCCCCGATCGGGGCGCAACAGACGGGCGATGCCGCCGCCCGGGATTCGGTCGATCCCGAGCGGCGTTATCCGGAGGTTTTCGAACGGCCTGGTGTCGGCTTCAGAAACCGACAATTTTTTCCGCGCCGCTACTGCAGCAGGCTCAGCACGTTCTGAGAAGAGTTGTTCGCCTGTCCGAGGGCGGCCAGGCCACTCTGGGTCAGGACCTGGTATTTCGTCATGTTCACGACTTCCTGGGCGATGTTCGCGTCGCGAATCTGGCTCTCGGCAGCCATCAGGTTCTCCGCCTGGACCGTGATCACGGCGATCGTGTTGGTCAGACGATTGTAGGAGGCGCCGAGGTCGCCACGATCGGAGGAAACCGTATCGATCGCGCTCTGCAGGGCGACCAGCTCGTTCCGAGCATCGGACTTGGTCAGCAGCTGATCGCTGGCCAGGCCGAGGCTGGCGGCCGAGATGGCGCTGGTGGTGACCGTGATCCGGTCGTTGGTCGACGAGGACAGGCCCACCTGAACGTCGATCGTCGCTCCGCCGGAGGACAGCAGGTTGATACCGTTGAACGAGACGGTGGAAGCGATCCTGTCGATCTCCGAGAGGATCTGGTTGTACTCGTCGTTGATCGCGCTCTTGGACGACGAGCTGTCCTGACCCGAGGTATCCGACGCGGCCTGTTCGGCCAGGGTCATCGCTCGTTGGAGCATGTTCGAAATCTCGTTGAGCGCCGAGTCGGCGACGTTGATCACGCTCAGGCCGTCATTGGCGTTGCGGACGGCCTGGTTGAGCCCCTGCACATCGGCTCGCAGGTTCTCCGCGATGGCCAGGCCGGCGGCATCATCGGCGGCACCGTTGATCCGCAGGCCCGAGGAGAGCCGATTCAGTGTCACGTTCAGATTTCGTTCCGTGGACACCAACTGGTTGTGAGCTTTCAGTGCTCCGATGTTGGTCACTACCGAAAACGCAGCCATTTCTTTAACCTCCGTTCCACGGCGAGCGGGTCCAGAAAACCTCTGCCAGGTTGGCGCCCGGCCGTGTTCGTTCTTCTCCTCGACCGTTTCTGCTGGGACTTTAGAACCCGTTTTCGCGTTTCCCTTGCCGAACGGGCCGGAACGAACCAACTTTGATCAGGAAGACCCTGAAGGAGCAAGAGTTAGACCCATGGCCAACAAGGCTTCACAAGTCCATGAACAGCAGTGTTCGATTCGTCACCCGGTGGCCGATTCCTCGACACAGGGGCGGATTCCGGCCACTGGCGGGGCTCCCGCCCCGGTTTCAGGAGAACTCCTCGGCCGCCTGGCGCGCTGCCTGGCCCTCGAAGAACTCGAAGAAATGGTGATCGAGGTCCTTCGTAGCCGGGTGCCGGAACGCACCCTGCTGGTCAACCTGGCCTCTCCCGCCACTGAACCCCGGCGGCTGGCGGAACCCGGACGCCCCACCCGCCCCTGGCCGGCACGGCGCCGGATCCCCCCTCTGCTGGCGGTGCCCATTCAGGACCAGGAGGAGGTGCTGGGCTGGATCGCCGTGGTGGATGACGGCAATGATGACGAGAGGTCCACGCGGAAGGCCCGGGCCGCCCTGCGGGAAATCGCCGCCGCGGCCGGCATCCCCACGCGCAACGCCCACGTGCACGGGGAAGCCCTTGCGCTGGCCCTGCGGGACCCCCTGACCGGGCTGTTCAACCGCCGGGCCTTCGAGGCCTTCATCGAACGAGAATCCCAGGGTGCCCTTCGCAGCGGGCGCCCGCTGACCTTGATCCTGATCGATCTCGACGATTTCAAACCGATCAACGATCGCTTCGGGCATCCCGCCGGGGACGCCCTTCTGGCCTCCGTGGCGGGCGTTCTGCTGTCGAACCTGCGACGCTCCGATATCGTCGCCCGTATCGGCGGCGATGAATTCGCCGTACTTTTGCCAGAAACCGGCCTCGACGCCGGGGTCAAGCTGGCACGTCGCCTGAGGAACGCCTTGGCCAGGGCAAAAATAAGGCAAAATGATGGCGATCCCCTCCTGCGAGCCCGGGGCAGCTTCGGCGTGGCCGAACTGGAGAACTCCGGCGGCGGGGCTCAAGGACTGGTGGAGGCCGCCGACCGCGCTCTCTATTCAGCCAAGCGTCGCGGAGGCCACCGGGTCCACCGCGGCCAGGGCCGCCGGCGCCAGGATCGCGCCTCCCGCCTCCACCCCACCGCCAGGAAACAGGAGAGCAACCCATGACTATCAGCGACACCTCCCGCTCCTTCGCCCGTGTGGACGTGCGCATTCCCGTGCGCCTGCAAATCCTCGATGCCCAGCAGGCGGCCGAGCTCGCCGAGCGGCTCGAGATGGAGCCCACTTATGCCCAGAAGCTCTCCATCGACCACCCGGGTCGCGAAGCACGCAGCAGTTGGGAGCGGCTGGCTCTCTATACCCTGATCGAGCGGCTCGAGAAGCTCGAACGGGGCCTCGAGAAGATCGCGGACAACCTGGGCGTGTCGCTGGCCGATGGCCCCGAATGGATCGAGGGAGAAACGGTGAGTCTCTCGGGATCGGGTGCCGGACTCAGGCTGCCCCGCAAACTCGAGGAGGGCACACCGGTGGAAGTGGAGTTCACCCTTCTCGGTGAGCCTACGGGAGTCGTCCGCATCCTCGGGCACATCGTCACCCTGGTTCATCCCGACGGCGACCGGCTCCCCGTCGGACGCTATCACCTGGGGGTGGCCTTCGACGCCTTTCACGACGACGACCGGCAGGCCATTATTCGCTACACATTCGCCCAGCAGCGAGCCCAGATTCGAGAGATGCGAGCCGACGAGGATCCTTGACGCCCCCGCGGGAAGTCACCGCCCCCGCGATCTCGGGCGATCCGGCACGCCGCCGAATCCGAGAACGCTACTCCTCGCGCAGCACATCGAGGACTTCCCCGGCGGACCGGGCGGCCAGCAGGCGAGAGATGGCCTGGCGATTCTGGATCAGGCGGGCGATCTGGCCGAGGACCTGGACGTGCTCGGCGGTCGCCTCGGGGGGGCCGAGCAAAACGAAGAAAAGGCGGACCGGCTGACCGTCCCGCGCACCGAAGTCGATGCCCTCGCCGGCCAGCCGGACGACGGCCAGACCGACGCGGTCCGAGTCTTCGCAGCGGGCATGGGGGACGGCCACACCGGGAGCGATAGCCGTGCTCATGATCCTCTCGCGATCGAGCAGCTTGGCCCTGGCGCGCTCAGCCTGGTTCAAGAAACCCGTTCGGGCGAGCGTCTCGGTGACCGCGGTGAACAGACTCTCCGCATCACCGGCTTCCAGGTCGACAAGGACCCAGCGCGGGTCGATGCGTTCGGCGAGACTCACGGCAGGAGGGCGATCCCGACGTGCACCCGGGAAAGCGGACCCAGGACCAACGACGGTGCCACGCCGAGGACGACGGTGCCTGCCACGGCCAGGGCCACCGCCACGGCAGCCGGCAGCGGCACCTTCAGGTTGTCTACGAGGGACCGCTCGGGAGCGCGGAAGAACATGGCGACGATCACCTTAAGATAGTACGCCGCGCCGATCACGGCCGCGACGCCCATCACGACCGCCAGCCCCACGTGCCCCGAACGCACGGCCGCGAGGAAGATCGTGTACTTGCCCACGAAGCCGCCAAGGGGAGGAATGCCCGTCAGTGAGAGCATGAAGACGCCCATCGCGATGGCGAGCAGCGGCCGACGCTGAAAGAGCCCGGAGAAGTGAGAGAGATGGTCGGCATCCTCGCCGTCTTCCTGGAACAGGGAGAGCACCACGAAGGCGCCGACGGTCATGAAGGTATAGACCAGCAGGTAGAACAGCACGTTGGCCGCTCCCACTTCGATCGGCGCGATCAGGCCGAGCAGCAGGTAACCCGCGTGAGCCACCGAGGAGTAGGCCAACAGGCGCTTGAGCCGATCCTGGACCAGCGCCAGCAGATTGCCGACGAGCATCGTAGCCACAGCCAGCACCGACAGGGCCAGCACCCAGCGGGATGAAACCTCCGCGCTACCATCGAAGCCGGTGTGGAGCATGCGCAACAATACGCCGAAAGCCGCGGCCTTCGTCCCCGCGGCCATGAAGGCCGTCACCGGCGTGGGCGCTCCCTGGTAGACGTCGGGCACCCAGAAATGGAAGGGCACGGCCCCCACCTTGAAGGCGAAGGCGACGATGATCAGGGCCAGGCCGGCAAGCAGCATCGGCATACCAAAGACCTCGCCGCTGATCACAGCGCCACCGATGCCCACCAGGTCGAAGCGTCCCGTCACTCCGTATACCAGGGCGATGCCATAAACGAAAAGGGCGGTCGAGAAGGCGCCGAGCAGGAAATACTTCAGCGCCGCCTCCACCGAGCGTTGCTGCCCTCGCACCATCCCGGTCATCACGTAGAGCGCGATGGACAGGACCTCGAGACCGATGAAGATCATCACCAGGTTCTCGGTAGCGACCATGATGGTCATTCCCGTCACGGCGAAGAACATCAACGGGAAGATCTCTCCCCGGTAGGCATCGACGCGTTCGAGGTAGGCCGGGATGACGAGCAGCGCCATCAGGCCCGCCACCGCGAACATGACATCGAGCCACAGGGCCATCGGATCGCAGCGCAGCATCTCCATGCCACCCTGGCCGGCGGTTCCCGTGTAGAGCAGGCTGATCGGCACCAGGGTGCTGACCAGCATTCCTCCGACCGCGATATACCACAGCCAACGTCGATCATCGCGCCGCAGCAGCGGCACACCGATCAACAACAGCAGGCCGTAGACCGCCGGAAAGAGGGTCGGCATCATGGCCCTGAGGTCCAGCATCAGTTCCGTTCCAGCCATCGCCCCGATCCCCTATTTCGTCATCAGCCAGATGACCATCACCGCCCCGGACAGCAGCCACAGCGCGTAGTGGCGCACGATGCCGGTCTGGAACAGCTTGATCACCTGCCCGGAAAGCTCGGACGCCGCCGCGCTGAAATTCACCGCGCCATCGACGACCCGGCGGTCCGTTCCATCGAAAAATCGGCTCAAGGACCAGAAAGGCCCGATGAGAAGACGCTGGTAGGCCTCATCGACAAACCATTTGCGGTACAGCAGTCGCCGCGGATACGCCAGCGCTCGACCCAGCCTCTGCGCACGCTCCCCCAGCCCGCCGTAAGCCCAGGAAGCCATGCCCAGGCCGACCAGGAAGACCAACAGGGCCACACCGAACAGCCCCCACTCGGTACTCAGGGCCGGATGCGCCATACCCTCTCGAAGCACCTCCATGGCCGCACCGTGTCCTGCATCATGGCCATGCTCCCCCACCGGGGCGTGGCCGCCGCCGTGGGCCGCCATGGCCACCACGCCGCGGGCGGCGACGACCGGGTGCAGCTGGTGCTCGAACCAGTTGATATCGCCCAGGCCCAGCAGGTTGCTCACCCCGCCGGGGATCCCGAGAAAACCGACCAGGACGGCGCCGATCGCCAGAACCACGAGCACGCCGGTCATCACACGGGGCGACTCCCCGAGATTCTCGCGCACGTGTTCGGGAGACCGGTTCTCACCGTGGAAGGTCATCCACACGGCACGGAACATGTAGAACGACGTCATCACCGCACCAAGAGTTCCGAACAACCAGAGCCAGAAGGAACCGCGGTAGGAGAAAAGGGAGCGAGCCAGGATCTCGTCCTTGGACATGAAACCCGACAGAAGCGGGAAACCCGTGATCGCGAGAGTCGAGACCAGGAACGTGGCGTAGGTTACCGGCATCCACCGCTTCAGGCCCCCGTAGAGCCGCATGTCGTTGCTGTGACCGCAGCGGGCAATCACGGATCCGGAGCCCAGGAAGAGGCAGGCCTTGAAGAAGGCGTGAGTGACCAGGTGGAAGACGGCCGCCACGAAAGCCCCGACGCCGGCGCCCAGAAACATGTAACCGAGCTGGGAAACCGTGGAATAGGCCAGCACTTTCTTGATGTCGTACTGAGCCATGCCCATCGTCGCCGCGAAGACGGCCGTCAGGCAGCCCACCACGGCCACCACGAACATCGCCCCCGGCGCATGCCAATACAGGGCGGACATCCGGGCCAACATGTAGACGCCGGCCGTGACCATCGTGGCCGCGTGAATCAGAGCCGAGACGGGAGTCGGTCCGGCCATCGCGTCGGGCAGCCAGACGTAGAGCGGCACCTGGGCGCTCTTCCCCGTGGCACCGACGAAGAGCAAAACCCCGATACCGGTAAGCAGGGCCGATCCGTACCAGAAGGCCGAAGAAGCATTGATCGCGGCGGCGATCTCCGAGAAGTCCAGTGTACCGAAGGTCACCACCAGGAGCAGTGCGCCGAGCAAAAAGCCGAAATCGCCGATACGGTTGGTGATGAAGGCCTTGCGCCCGGCGTCGGCACAGGTCAGCCCGCTTTCCTTGTCGAAGACCTGGTCATAGTAGAAGCCGATCAGCAGATAAGAGCAGAGCCCCACGCCTTCCCAGCCGACGAACATCACCAGGATGTTGCCCCCCAGGACGAGGGTCAACATCATCGCCATGAAGAGGTTGAGATAGCAAAAGAAGCGGTAGTAGCCACGCTCCCCGGCCATGTAGCCGATGGAGTAGATGTGAATCAGGGTACCGATGCCGCTGACCACCAGGAGCATCACCAGGGTCAGGGCGTCGACGGCGAGGGTCCAGCCCACGCTGAGGTTGGCTCTCACGCTGCCATCGGGCCCCCAACCCCGCAGGTTGGCCTCACCCAGGGGGAGCCACTCCCAATACGTCACCTCGAAGCGAGCCGGATCGTGCTCGTTGCCCGTCACGACCTCGTAGGCGCTGCCGGCGCCGACAGCGTAATTTTCGAGGCCACCGCTGAAATCGGCGACCACGGCGAGCGTCAAGACGAAGCTCAAGGCCGAGCAGGTCACCGCGATGCGGTGGGCCCACTTGTCCTCCAGCAGCCCCCACGAGCCGAGCAAACCGACCAGCAGGAAACCCGCCAGCGGCGCAAGGGGAATCAGAATCAGGTAAGGAAGCATTGCCTGTATCTCCCCGGGTCGGCGCTCACCACTTCAGCAATCGGGCGAGGTCGATATCGGTGGAACCCTTGAGCCTGAACAGGGCGATCACGATCGCCAGGCCCACTGCCGCCTCCGCGGCGGCGATCGCGAGAACGAAAAGCGCCATCACCTGCCCATCCACCGCGCCGCTCCCACCAACACCCGGCAGCGCGCGGCTGACGGAGACCAGCGCGAGGTTGGCGGAGTTGAGCATGATCTCGATGCACATCAGGATCGTGATCGCACCCCGACGGGTCAGGACGCCGAAGGCTCCGATGGCGAAAAGCAGCGACGAGAGCAACAAGGCTGCGCTGGGAGCGTCGGCCATCACTCAATCCTCCAAATGACGCTTGGCCAGCACGATCGCTCCCGCCATGGCGGAAAGCAGCGCCAGCGATACCAGCTCGAAGGGGTAAAAGTACGCCCCGAAGAGAGCCCGACCCATCCCCGCCGCCGTGCCGAAATCCTCTGCGACGGCGCCCACGGGCGGATCCGGTGCGAAGGAGGTTCCCGCCCGGATCAGCAGCAGCACCAGGGCCAGACCCATGGCGAAGGCGAAAAACATCGGCACCAGGCCGGGCCCTCCCTTCGCCTCGGGCTGCAGATTGAGCAGCATGATGACGAAGATGATCAGGACCATGATGGCGCCGGCGTAGATCAGGACCTGCACCACGGCGAAGAAGTAGGCCTCGAGCAGGGCGTAGAAACCCGCGATCGTCAGCAGGTGCAACACCAGGAACAGACCTTCGACCACGGGGTTGCGGTGCAGCACGACGACCAGCGCGCTACCTGCGGCCAGCACGGCCAGCAGGGCGAAGACCGTCAGCTGCACGGAACCCATCGTTGCCATCACTCCCAGCGCGATCATGAGAACCACTCCGGCTTGAGGATCGCCAGCAGCGCCGCCCAGATCACATTGAGAAAGCCCAGCGGAATCAAGGCTTTCCATCCGACCCGCATCAGCTGATCGAAACGGAAGCGCGGCAGGGTCCAGCGAACCCAGACGAATACCCAGAGGAAAAAGGCCACCTTCAAGGCGAAGCTGGCCACCTGCGCTACGGCCAGCGCGTTACCCGACAGACCGAGCGGCCCGGCAATGAACCCGGGAACCGCGTAACCACCCAGGTAGAGGGTCACCAGCAGGGCGGCCGAAGTGATCATGTTGATGTACTCGGCCATGAAGAACATGGAGAACTTCATCGACGAGTACTCGGTGTGGTAGCCCGCCACCAATTCCGACTCGGCCTCGGGCAGATCGAACGGCAAGCGGTTCGTTTCGGCCAGACCGGCGATCAGCAGCACCACGAAACCGAGAGGCAGGAAGATCGCGAAGGGTAGTTGTCGCGACTGGAGTTCGACGATCTCTCCCAGGTTGAGTGTACCCGCCAGGACGAGTACGGCGATGACGCCCAGGCCCAGAGAGAGTTCGTAGGAAATCATTTGAGCCGAGGCGCGCAGGCCGCCGAGCTGCGAATACTTGTTGTTCGAAGCCCAGCCCGCCAGGATGATGCCGTAGACGCCCAGCCCGCTGGCGGCGAGCAGCAAGAGCACCCCGGCGTCGATGTCGGCGATGACCAGCGGGATCTCCCGGCCCGAAATCTCCAGCACGCCACCGAAGGGAATGACCGCAAAGGCCATCAAGGCGCAAAACAGCGAAACCGCGGGCGCCAGGATGAAGGTCGGCTTGTGCACGAAGGGCGGCAGGATATCTTCCTTGAAGAAGAATTTGATGCCGTCGGCCATGGGCTGCAGCAATCCGAAGGGGCCCACCCGATTGGGGCCGCGGCGCAACTGGATCAGCGCCGAGCCTCGTCTTTCGACCCAGGTCAGCAAGGCCACGCTGACCTGCAGCAAGCCGACGACGACCGCCACCTTGGCGACCGCTCCGATGACGATGACGAGATCCACTGTGAACCTCTCCTCAGAGCTTCCAGCCGGAAGCCAGCATGCGCGCTGCCGCGCCCGTAGCCGGACAAGCCTGGTCGGCGGCCTGGCAGCCGGCGGCGTCCTGCCCCTCGGAACCCGGCAGGGCTTTCCACTCGATCCCGGCGAGATCCGGCACGCTTTCGGCGATATGGGCCGCCACTTCCGCCGGCGCGGGAGCCTTCCTCGAACCCAGCGAATCGAAGAGATCAGCCAGCACCATGGAGGCCGGCCGCACCGTCGCGGTAGGCAACAAGGCCTTCTCCGCGTGCTGCACCCGACCCGCGAAATTGACCCATGTCCCGCCACTCTCCGCGTAGCTGCAGACCGGCAGCAATACCTGGGCGGCAGCGGAAAGCGGGGAGGCGTAAGCATCGAGCACGATCACGCGGGATGCGTGACCGAGCGCCTCGCCATCGATGACGTCATCCTCGTCGTCGACAGGCCCCAACAGTCCGGGACCCAGGGCCAGCAGCACATCGATCTTCCCCGCACGCAGTTCCTCTTCGAGGGCCTCCACCCGGCCAAAACCACCAGCCACGGCGTCGAGAACCATCTCGGCGCCCCGGGCATTGGGCGAGCGGTCGGAGCGAATCAGTAACTCGTCATTCTCGCCCCGCTCGTGCCGGGGCAGGTAGACCCGAGCGCCTCCCAACGGCCCCATGGCCAGTTGCGCCAGCAGGTAGATCTCCTCCACGGTCGCCCGCGGACTGGCCAGTAACGCCACCTTGCCCCCGGGGGCCGCGGAAGAGAGAGCGGCGGAGGCCGCCGCCAGAGCCGCTTCCCAGTCGCCTTCCTGATCACCGGAACGGGGAACACCCAGCCTCCGGTCGCGCGCCTCGGCGAGGCGCCGATTCCACAACCGCCCCTCGTCACAGATCCACCAGCGATTCACCGCATGGTTGGTACGGGGGGTGATGCGGTAGATCTCGTTGCGCAGCGTACCGAGGTCGACCGAGCAGCCGCGGGCGCACCCCGGGCAGACCGAAGGCACGTCCGTGACGAACCAGACGCGCGAACGGAACCGGAATTCCTTGAGGGTCAACGCCCCGACCGGACAGATGTCCACCACGTTGCCCGAGTAGGGATTGGCCAGTTCGCGGCCGGGGAAGACGCCGATTTCCTCACGCACGCCTCGCAGGAACATGCCTAATTCGCCCGTCTTGGGCACTTCCTCGCAGAACCGGATGCAGCGGGTGCACTTGATGCAACGTTCCCAGTCGAAGAGCACGTGGGGCCCCAGGTCGCGTCGCTTGGGCCCGTGCTCTTTCTCCTCGACGAAGCGGGTCGTGGGGGCGCCGTGCCGGTAGGAATACTCCTGCAAGCGACACTCGCCGGCCTGATCGCAGATCGGACAGTCGAGAGGGTGATTGATCAGCAGGAACTCCATCACCGACTCCCGCCAGCCCTGTACCTTTTCCGACTCGGTACTGACCACCATGCCGTCGGAGACGACCGTGTTGCAGGCAATGGCGGGCTTCGGGAACTTCTCGACTTCCACCAGGCAGATCCGGCAATTACCCGCAATACTCAGGCCCGGGTGATAGCAGTAGTGGGGAATATCGATCCCATGGGCGAGAGCCGCCTGAAGGATCGTCGTTCCCTCCGGGACGGTCAGCTCGCGGTCGTTGATCGTGAAGGTCGGCATCGTCGTCGCCCTGCTCGTCAGCCGGCCGCCACCGCGGAGCGGCCGTGCTGGATGTAGTGCTCGAACTCGTCGCGGAACTTGGAGATGAAAGAGCGGGCCGGCATCGCCGCCGCGTCGGCCAGCGGACAGATCGTCGTTCCCTGCATGTGACCCGCCACCGAGTCGAGAAGATCGAGGTCCTCGGGCCGGCCTTCTCCCCGCAGGATGCGCTGGAAGATCTTCTCCAGCCAAGGTGTTCCCTCGCGGCACGGTGTGCACTGGCCGCAGGATTCGTGCGCATAGAAATGCGCGATCCGAGCCATCACCTTGACCATGTCGGTGGTGTGATCCATCACCATCACCGCCGATGATCCCAGCATCGAACCGCGTTCGGCCACGGCGTCGTAGTCCATCGGCAGATCCTGACACTCGTCGGCCCGCAGCACCGGCACCGAGGAGCCGCCGGGGATCACGGCCTTCAACCGGCTGCCGTCCCGCAGCAGACCGCCGCAGTGCTCTTCGATGATTTCCATCAACGGTGTCGAAATCGGCAGTTCGTAGACACCGGGACGTTTGACATGCCCCGACACGCAGTAGAGCTTGGGCCCCGTGTTGCGCTCGTTACGGCCAATGCCCGCAAACCACTCCGGACCGCGCTCGATGATCACCGGCAGGTTGGCCAGAGTCTCCACGTTGTTGATCGTCGTGGGACAACCATAGAGGCCGGCCTGGGCGGGAAAGGGAGGCTTCAGCCGTGGGTTGCCGCGGCCGCCCTCGAGAGAATCCATCAGCGCCGTTTCCTCGCCGCAGATGTAAGCACCGGCTCCCCGGTGCACCACCACGTCGCAATCCCAGCCCGAGCCGAGGATGTTCTTGCCCACCAGCCCCGCGGCCCGGGCCTCCTCCACCGCCCGCTCGAGGACCTGCGCCCCGAGGGTGTATTCCCCCCGGATGTAAATGAAGGCGCACGAGCAACGCATGGCGAACGAGGAGATCAAGCATCCTTCGATCAGCAGGTGAGGGTCTTCCTCGATAATCACGCGGTCCTTGAAGGTTCCCGGCTCCGACTCGTCGGCATTGCAAATCAGGTAGCTGGGACGTTCCGGCGTGGGTTCCTTGGGCATGAAAGACATCTTCACCCCGGTGGGGAAGCCGGCACCGCCTCGGCCCCGCAAACCCGAGGCCTTGACCTTTTCGATGATCTCCCCCGGGTCCATCTTGACCGCCGCTTCGAGGGATTTGTAGGCGCCGTGCCGCCGGGCCACATCGAGCGTGCGAGAACCCTCGATACCGACGAGCCGCGTGAGGACCTTGTCCATGGCTACTCCACCAACACCCGGCAGGGACCCGGTCCAGGTTCGGGCCGTTCCCCGCGCTCGAGGGCGTCGAGCAGGG
Proteins encoded in this window:
- a CDS encoding 2Fe-2S iron-sulfur cluster-binding protein, with protein sequence MPTFTINDRELTVPEGTTILQAALAHGIDIPHYCYHPGLSIAGNCRICLVEVEKFPKPAIACNTVVSDGMVVSTESEKVQGWRESVMEFLLINHPLDCPICDQAGECRLQEYSYRHGAPTTRFVEEKEHGPKRRDLGPHVLFDWERCIKCTRCIRFCEEVPKTGELGMFLRGVREEIGVFPGRELANPYSGNVVDICPVGALTLKEFRFRSRVWFVTDVPSVCPGCARGCSVDLGTLRNEIYRITPRTNHAVNRWWICDEGRLWNRRLAEARDRRLGVPRSGDQEGDWEAALAAASAALSSAAPGGKVALLASPRATVEEIYLLAQLAMGPLGGARVYLPRHERGENDELLIRSDRSPNARGAEMVLDAVAGGFGRVEALEEELRAGKIDVLLALGPGLLGPVDDEDDVIDGEALGHASRVIVLDAYASPLSAAAQVLLPVCSYAESGGTWVNFAGRVQHAEKALLPTATVRPASMVLADLFDSLGSRKAPAPAEVAAHIAESVPDLAGIEWKALPGSEGQDAAGCQAADQACPATGAAARMLASGWKL
- the nuoF gene encoding NADH-quinone oxidoreductase subunit NuoF, encoding MDKVLTRLVGIEGSRTLDVARRHGAYKSLEAAVKMDPGEIIEKVKASGLRGRGGAGFPTGVKMSFMPKEPTPERPSYLICNADESEPGTFKDRVIIEEDPHLLIEGCLISSFAMRCSCAFIYIRGEYTLGAQVLERAVEEARAAGLVGKNILGSGWDCDVVVHRGAGAYICGEETALMDSLEGGRGNPRLKPPFPAQAGLYGCPTTINNVETLANLPVIIERGPEWFAGIGRNERNTGPKLYCVSGHVKRPGVYELPISTPLMEIIEEHCGGLLRDGSRLKAVIPGGSSVPVLRADECQDLPMDYDAVAERGSMLGSSAVMVMDHTTDMVKVMARIAHFYAHESCGQCTPCREGTPWLEKIFQRILRGEGRPEDLDLLDSVAGHMQGTTICPLADAAAMPARSFISKFRDEFEHYIQHGRSAVAAG